Within the Streptomyces sp. NBC_00554 genome, the region ATGCACCTCGGCGATCCGCCGCCGCCCGGCCCGGTCGCGTACGAGATGCAGGACCACCGACAGCGCCGCCGCCAACTGGCTGTGCAGCGCGGCCCGGTCGAGCCCTGCAGCCGTACCCAGCGCCTCCAGGCGGGCGGGCACCTGCGCCGCAGCGTTCGCGTGCACCGTTCCGCAGCCGCCCTCATGGCCGGTGTTCAGCGCGGCCAGCAAGGACACGACCTCCGGCCCGCGCACTTCACCGACGACCAGCCGGTCCGGTCTCATCCGCAGGGCCTGCCGGACCAGGTCCTGGAGCGCGACGAGCCCGACGCCCTCCTGGTTGGCGGGCCGCCCCTCCAGGCGCACCACATGGGGATGGTCGGGCCGCAGCTCCGCCGAGTCCTCGGCGAGCACGATCCGCTCACCGGGGCCGACCAGCCCCAACAGCGCGCTCAGCAAGGTCGTTTTGCCCGTCCCGGTCCCACCGCTGACCAGGAACGACAACCTGGCATCCAGTAGCGCTCTCAACACCTGGTCCCCGCCGGGCGGCACCGTGCCCGCCGCCATCAACTCGTCGAGCGTGAACGCGCGTGGCCGTACGACCCGGAGGGACAGGCAGGTCGAGCCGACGGCGACCGGCGGCAGTACCGCGTGCAGGCGGGTGCCGTCCGGAAGCCGGGCGTCGACCCATGGCCGGGCGTCGTCCAGCCTTCGCCCAGCAACGGCCGCGAGGCGCTGTGCGAGACGTCGTACCGCCGCCGCGTCCGCGAAGGAGACGGCCGTCAGCTCCAGGCCGCCGCCCCGGTCCACCCACACGCGGTCCGGTGCCGACACCAGTACGTCGGTGACCGACGGATCGGCCAGCAGCGGTTCCAGCGGGCCGCTGCCGACCAGTTCGGAACGCAACTGCTCGGCCGCACCGAGGACTTCCGCATCCCCCAGCACGCGGCCCTGTTCGCGCAGGGCTTGTGCCACGCGCGCGGGGGTGGGTTCGGAGCCGCTCTCCGCGAGCCACTGTCGTACGCCGTCCAGCAGGCCCGTAGGCCCGCCGAGACCCGCACCGCAGTCCATCCCCGTAGCGGCGTCCCAGCTCATACGCCCCCGCCTTCCACGGGAACCCGCTGCCAGAAGGCCGAGCAGAACCGGGCGAGTGGCCCTCGCGCCGATCCCCCGGGCGGCACGCCACCGTCCAACAGCGGTGGTTCGACCGGCACTTCACCCACCAGCGGCAGCCCAAGCAGCCGGGCCACCTCGCGGTCGTCGAGGCCGGGGGCATACGGTCCGCGCACCGCGACCCGGAGATCGCGCAGGACCATGCCGACCGAGGAGGCCACGCGTCCGGCCGCCGCGATGGCGCGCAGGTCGGCGGGGACCACCAGCACCCCGAGGTCGAGTTGGGCGAGGGCCTCGGCGACGCCTTCGTCGATGCGGCGTGGCAGATCGACGACCACCGCACCGCCGCGCCGTCTGGCGGCGGCCAGGACCGCCCGCACGGCCTGCGGCGGAATGGCGACGGAGTCGCCGCGATCCCAGCTCAGGACCCGCAGCGCGTGCAGTTCGGGCAGGGACTCCTCCAGGGCGCCACCGCCGACCCGGCCCCGCGAGGCGGCGAACGCCGGCCAGCGCAGGCCTTCGACCCCCTCTCCGCCCAGGAGTACATCGAGTCCGCCACCCAGCGGATCCGCGTCCACGAGCAACGTGCGGCGCCCCTCACGCGCCGAGGTGACGGCGAGCGCGCAGGCCAGCGTGGACGCTCCGGCCCCGCCACGCCCGCCGAGCACGCCGACGGTGAGCGCGGGCCTACCGACTCCTTCCGCCACGTCGGCGATGCGGTCGACAAGCCATTGCTCGCCATCGGGCAGCATCAGGACGTGGTCGGCGCCGATCTCGACAGCCCGCCGCCAGACACCGGAATCGTCCTGATCCCGGCCGACCAGAACCACTCCACGCCTGCGCGCGGCACCCCGCACCCGCCGCGCGGCATCGTCGCCGACCAGCACGAGAGGCGCGGCCTCCCAGCTGCCTCTGTGCTCCGGCACCCCGTGGTGGACTTCCGGCCTGGCGCCCGCCGCCGCGCACAGGCGCAGCAGGTCGTCCAGTAGCTCGGCGTCCTCCGTGACGATCAATGGTCCGCCCTGCCGCCCCTCGGCGGCGGGCGGCCGGTCGTGTGTGATGACTCCCGCCACGATCTCCAGCCCCCTTCGCTGCTTCCTGCGCGGGGCCCTCTGCGGCCCCGCTGATTCCCGCTCGTGTGAAGAGCCGGCAACCGGCCTCCATATGAACGGCCGATACGAACCGGCCAAACGCGCCCAACAAACGGAACCGGCCATGAACTTGCCGTGAGCGGAGCGCGCTGGAATCACGGTGCAGCGATCCCGGAAATCGTGTGGATCTTGGTCGATTTCTGTGGACAACTCAGGGCCTGTGAATATCGCCTTCACCCATACCGGTGACCGCCTGGCGACTCCCCCAGAGCAGCCCCACAGCTACACACGGTGACGAATCACGCACACGCAAAAGCGCGGCCTCAACGGGGACAACAGGGTCCCGAGGCCGCGCAAGTGGGGGAAGAAATGCATCCGGACATGCGACGACCCCCGCCGGGGGGGAGAGCGGGGGTCGTCCCCACGGTCCGACTCGGGGGGGGGAGGAGCCAGACCGGGTTAGCACGGTCGCGAACGATCCGTGACTTCCATGGTGTACCCGAGAGCTCTCTCAGGCAAACCCACGCGCCTCACCTTACGCCGAATGGTGGGCGCCTATGCTCATGCTCGTGGAAAACCACTCCTTGCCTCGCACAGCAGCCTTCTTTGATCTGGACAAGACGGTCATTGCGAAGTCGAGCACGCTCACGTTCAGCAAGTCGTTCTACCAAGGCGGTCTGATCAACCGCAGGGCCGCCTTGCGCACCGCATATGCCCAGTTCGTATTCCTGGCGGGCGGCGCCGACCACGACCAGATGGAGCGGATGCGGAAGTACCTCTCCGCGATGTGCCGCGGCTGGAACGTTCAGCAGGTCAAGGAGATCGTCGCCGAGACGCTGCACGACCTCATCGACCCGATCATCTACGACGAGGCCGCCTCCCTCATCGAGGAGCACCACATCGCCGGCCGCGATGTCGTGATCGTGTCCACGTCCGGTGCGGAGGTGGTCGAGCCGATCGGCGAACTGCTCGGCGCGGACCGCGTGGTGGCGACCCGCATGGTCGTGGGCGAGGACGGCTGCTTCACCGGGGAGGTGGAGTACTACGCGTACGGGCCGACGAAGGCCGAGGCGGTCAGGGAACTCGCCGAGTCCGAGGGGTACGACCTCTCACGCTGCTACGCCTACAGCGACTCGGCGACCGACCTGCCGATGCTGAAGTCCGTGGGCCATCCGCACGCGGTGAATCCGGACCGCACCCTGCGGCGCGAGGCCCTCGCCCGCTCGTGGCCGATTCTGGACTTCCACCGTCCGGTCCGGCTGAAGCAGCGACTGCCCACCCTGTCCGTACCGCCCCGTCCGGCGCTCGTCGCGGCGGCCGCGATAGGAGCGGCGGCGGCCACGGCGGGACTCGTCTGGTACGCGAGCCGGCGGCGCGCGACGGTGGTGTGATCGCGTCACGGATCACGTCACAGCGGCACGGCTCACGTCACGCGTGCGTGGGCAGCACACTCACGCCCGTTTCGAACCCGTTTGAACCTAAAAGTAAAGAACTGCAGCCAGGGGTTCCGCTTCCTCTGGACCTGGAGTACAAAGGGGTTAACGGCCCGCGAGACCAAGGACATCCGAGAGGATCACCTTTAAACGCAACCAAGGCCCCACGGACCGAGCATGAACATCGAGCACCCACGCGACGTCGACCCGTCGATTACGGGCCAGCCGCACCAGGAAACGGGCCACAGTTCCCGGCCTGATGGGCAACATTCGAGGACGCCTGGTAACCCGGTGAACATGCCAGCGGCGGTACGAGACCTCGTACCGCCGCAACCCTGTTCAGGGAGTTTTTCGCCCTCTTAGTAGGGGGCGTTTTTCAAGCCGTACGAAGTACGAGCTTTACGCCGCCCCGCGCTGAAGCGCCTCGCAGACGGCCGTCGACTCCCTGGCTCCCAGCTCAACCGCCTTGCCGCAATGGGCGATCCAGGCCGCCATCCCCTCCGGAGTACCGGAGGCATAGCCGTCCAGGGCTGCCGCGTAGGCCGCGCGGCCGAGTTCGCCATGGCCGACCTCCGCCGGGCAGACGGACTTCGGGTCGAGGCCGCTGCCGATCAGGACGATGCGTTCGGCCGCGCGTGCGACCAGGCCGTTGTGGGAGCCGAAGGGACGCAGGGCGAGGAGTTCGCCGTGCACCACGGCCGCCGTCACCAGGGCGGGGGCCGAGCCGCCCGCGATGATCAGCTGGGAGAGGCCTTCGAGACGGCCGGCGACCTCGTCGGCGTCCGGCAGTGGCAGCTCGACGAGCGGCTCGTCCACCGGTTCACCGTCCTGGCGCGGACGACCGACCTCGTCGCCCTTGTCCGCGGCCGCCACCAGGTGCAGCCGGGCCAGCACCCGAAGGGGCGACTGCCGCCAGATGGAGAGCAGTTGGCCCGCCTCCGCGGTCAGCCGGAGGGCCGCGCCGACCGTACGGCCCTCTTCGTCCGCGCTGAAGTCGGTGCGACGGCGCACCTCTTCGAGGGCCCAGTCGGCGCCGGACAGCGCCGCGGATCCGCGTGCGCCGCGCAGCGCCGCCTCGGACGTGATCTCGTTGCTGCGACGCCGCATGATCCGGTGCCCGTAGACCCGGTCCACGGCCTTGCGGACGGACTCCACGGATTCGGCCACCCCGGGAAGCGAGCCCAGGGCCGCGAGCGGATCGGCGGTCGCGCCTGTCGTACTCATGAGTACGACATTACGCACCCTTGCCCGCCGCCCCACGATGGAGTGGTCTTCTTCACGCGAGCAGTGCACCCAGGGCGATCACCCGACTACCCTTGGTGAACATGAAAATTGCTTTCGTTGGGAAGGGCGGCAGCGGCAAGACCACCCTGTCCTCGCTCTTCATCCGCCACCTCGTGGCCTCAGGGGCGCCGGTCGTCGCGGTGGACGCCGACATCAACCAGCATCTGGGGACCGCACTGGGCCTCGATGAGACGGTCGCCGCCGGACTGCCCGCGATGGGCGAGCGGCTGCCGCTGATCAAGGAGTACCTGCGCGGCACCAACGCCCGCATCACGTCCGCCGAGACGATGATCAAGACGACCCCGCCCGGCGAGGGGTCACGACTGCTGCGGGTGCGCGAGGAGAATCCGGTCTACAAGGCGTGCGCCCGGCCGGTGGAACTCGACGGCGGCGCCGTCCGTTTGATGGTCACCGGCCCCTTCACCGAGGCCGATTTGGGAGTGGCCTGCTACCACTCCAAGACCGGTGCAGTGGAGCTCTGCCTGAACCATCTCGTCGACGGCCAGAGCGAGTACATCGTCGTCGACATGACGGCGGGCTCGGACTCCTTCGCGTCCGGCATGTTCACCCGGTTCGACATCACGTTCCTCGTCGCCGAGCCGACCCGGAAGGGCATCTCCGTCTATCGCCAGTACAAGGAGTACGCCCGCGACTTCGGCGTCGCCCTGAAGGTCGTCGGCAACAAGGTGCAGGGCCAGGACGACATCGACTTCCTCCGCACCGAAGTCGGTGACGACCTCCTGGTCACGGTCGGGCACTCGGACTGGGTGCGCTCCATGGAGAAGGGCCGCTCGCCCCGGTTCGAGTTCCTGGAGGAGGGCAACCGCCGCTCCCTGCACTCCCTGCAGAGCGCCGCCGACGCCATGTACGAACGGCGCGACTGGGAGCGCTACACGCGCCAGATGGTCCACTTCCACCTGAAGAACGCCGGCAGTTGGGGCAACGAGCGGACCGGGGCGGACCTGGCGGCGCAGGTCGACCCCGGCTTCGTGCTCGGTGAGGGGCTGGTGGCCACGGCTTGAGCACCGGCCCACGCGGGACTGCTAGGGCTTGACCGCCGGCGCCCCGGGGACGCCCTTCGGGGCCGGGGCGGGGCGGCCCGAGAGGAGGGACGCCCAGCCCTGCTTCGGGGTCTCGCCGACCTTGAGGCCGCGGAGCTTGTCCAGGGTGGCGGGGTCCTGCACGTCGAGCCAGTCGGCGAGTTGCCGGAAGGAGACGCAGCGCACGTCGGACTTGGTGCAGACGCGCTCGATGACCTCTTCGATGGCGCGCATGTAGGTGCCGCCGTTCCAGGACTCGAAGTGGTTGCCGATGATCAGCGGCGCGCGGTTGCCGTCGTAGGCGCGGTCGAAGCCCTTGAGGAGGCCGTCACGCATCTGGTCGCCCCAGTACTCGTGCTTGTCGGGGTCGCCCTGGGTCGTGGTGCCCGACTGGTTGACCATGAAGTTGTAGTCCATGGTGAGCTGCTCGTAGGAATGCCCGGGGAACGGCACGAGCTGCATCGACAGGTCCCACAGGCCTTCCTTCTTCTTGGGCCAGACCTGGTTGTTGACGCCTGAGGTGTCGTAGCGGAAGCCCAGTTCGCGGGCCGCCTTCATGAAGTTCTTCTGCCCCTCCAGGCAGGGCGTGCGGGCGCCGACGAGTTCCTTGTCGTAGTCGAAGGGCAGCGGGGACGCCTTCTTCATGCCCGTGTTGGTCTTCCAGGACTTCACGAACGACTTCGCCTGGGCGATCTCGTCCTTCCAGTCCGCGACCGACCAGTCACCGACCCCGCCTTCGGTGCCGCAGAAGTGGCCGTTGAAGTGCGTACCGATCTCGTTGCCCTCCAGCCACGCCCCGCGCAGCTGCTTCACGGTCTCCTCGATGCCCGCTTCGTCGTTGAAGCCGATCTCCGAGCTGCCCGGTGAGTGCTGCGGCGGCTTGTAGAGCTCACGCTTGTCCTCCGGCAACATGTACACGCCGCTCAGGAAGTACGTCATCGTCGCCTTGTTGGCCTTGGAGACCTTCCGGAAGTGCGAGAACAGCTTCTGGCTGTCCTCGCCCGCACCGTCCCACGAGAAGATCACGAACTGCGGGGGCTTCTGACCTGGCTTCAGCCGTTCCGGCCGGGGCAGATGCGGCTGCGCGCCGGTGTACGCGGTGGAGCCGTCGCCGATCAGGCGGACCGCGCTCTTGGGCGCCGGAGCACCCGCCGCCTTCTTCGCGCCATGCGCGCCTTCCTTGGAACCGGTGGTGTCCAGCGCGCAACCGGCGAGCGCCGTGGCGCAGGCCGCGGCGAGTGCTACGCCCGCGGCGATCCTCTGGGTGACGGCCATCTTCCGCCCGCCTTCTTCCTTCAGTCTGGGCAACGTTGATTTGCGCGTTATGCAGCGATCTACGGCTATATGCCGACAGTGCCGCCAAGGTCGCACGAGGCCGAGATTGAATAAGTACGACAAGCCGATCAATTGCCTGCTTCACTCCAGGGGGTGAATTAATGCCCCATTTGCTATGGTTTTCCGCACGAAGCCTTTACTCTGCATTACGATCCGTTTACCGAGCGTTGAAAATCCCGCCGCTGCACGCCGTGACCCACGGCCGCGACCCGCCCCCCGCCTCCCCGGCGGGGGATCACCTGTTCCGCGACCGCGCTGCCCCGGAGGAGACGGGAACCATGTCTGCCTGCGTCCCCACCCGCGCCGCCGACTCGACTCGGCAAAAGCGCATCCACCAGCCCCACAGCCCCCCGCCGACTCCGCCCCGCCGATTCCGTATCGCGGGCGCCGATCTGTCGGCCTCGATCGCTGTCTTCCTGATCGCCCTGCCTCTGTCCCTCGGCATCGCCCTCGCCACCGGCGCGCCACTCCAGGCGGGCCTCGTGGCCGCCGCCGTCGGCGGACTCGTCGCCGGACGACTGGGCGGCTCGCCCCTCCAGGTGAGCGGGCCCGCCGCCGGGCTCACGGTCGTCACCGCCGACCTGATCCACCTCTACGGATGGCGCACGACCTGCGCCATCACCGTCCTCGCCGGAATCACCCAACTGGGGTTGTCCTACCTGCGAGTGGCCCGTACGGCGCTCGCCGTCAGCCCCGCGATCGTGCACGGGATGCTCGCCGGCATCGGCGTGACCATCGCCGTCGCTCAGCTCCACATCGTGCTGGGCGGCACCCCGCAGAGCGCCGTTCTCGACAACGTCCGTGCCTTGCCGGACCAGTTGGCGAACGTCGACCCCGCAGCGGTGTCGATGAGCGCGCTGACCCTGCTCCTTCTCCTTGCCTGGCCGCGGATTCCCGGGCGCGTGGGCCGGCTGCTGCGCAAGGTTCCGGCCGCGCTCGTCGCCGTCGCCGGGGCCACCGCGACCGCCTCGCTCGCCGGGCTGACCCTGCCCAAGGCCGAACTGCCGTCCTGGAGCAGTCACGCGCTGGCCGGGCTGCCCGAGGGACCGGTGCTCGGAATCGTGGCCGCCGTTCTCACCGTCACGCTCGTGTGCAGCGTGCAGTCCCTGCTCGGCGCCGTGGCCGTGGACAAGCTGGTGACGGGACGGCCCGAGCTGCAGGCACGGGTGGGCCGCTCCGATCTCGACCGGGAACTGCTCGGGCAGGGCGCCGCCAACATCGTCTCCGGCGCCCTCGGCGGACTGCCGGTCGCGGGGGTCGCCGTACGAAGTTCCGCGAATGTGCAAGCCGGCGCCGTGAGCCGGAACTCCACGATGCTGCACGGCGTTTTCGTAGTAGTTGCCGCGCTGCTGATGGTCCCGATCCTGGAGCTGATCCCGCTCGCATCGCTCGCCGCCCTGGTGATGGCCGTCGGCATCCAGATGGTGTCCCTGCACCACATTCGCACGGTCACCCGCCACCGCGAGGTGCTGGTGTACGCCGTCACCACGCTCGGCGTCGTCGTCCTCGGAGTTCTCGAGGGCGTGGTGCTGGGGGTCTCCGTGGCCGTCGGCGTCGCCCTGCACCGCCTCGCCCGCACCCGCATCACGCACGAAGAGAGGGAAGGAGTCCATTACGTACGCGTACGAGGGCAGTTGACGTTCCTCGCAGTGCCGCGGCTCAGCCGCACGCTGCACCAGATGCCCCGAGGGTCCAGCGCCGTCGTGGAGTTGGACGGCTCGTTCATGGACCACGCGGCGTTCGAGGCGCTGCACGACTGGCAGAACGCGCACTCCGCGCAAGGTGGCACCGTCGAGCTCACCGGACGGGCCGGAGCGCGGATCGCCGAGCCCGCGGGCTCCGCACACTGCCGGTGCCGGCCCTGGACGCCCTGGCGCAACCACCACTGCGAGCCCTCCGCGAGCCCGCAGTCCGTATCCCTGGGCAGCCCTCAGGGAGAGCCCGGTGAGCCGGGTGAAGCGACGGCTTCCTCGGGTCGACTCGCGCGGGACGGGGAGCGTGGAGAGAGCGGGCACCAACTGGCGCGCGGCATCAGCGCGTTCCAGCGCAACACCGCGCCCCTGGTGCGGGGTGAGCTGGCGCGGCTGGCACGGGAGGGGCAGCGGCCGTCCCAGCTGTTCCTGACCTGTGCCGACTCGCGGCTCGTCACTTCGATGATCACGTCCAGTGGTCCGGGTGACCTCTTCGTCGTACGGAATGTGGGCAACCTCGTGCCGTTGCCCGGGGAGGAGAGCGGGGACGACTCGGTGGCCGCGGCGATCGAGTACGCGGTGGACGTGCTGAAGGTGCGGTCCATCACGGTGTGCGGGCACTCCGGGTGCGGGGCGATGCAGGCCCTGATGAACGCGGAGCCGGGAGGCGCGATGACGCCGCTCAAGCGGTGGCTGCGGCACGGGCTGCCGAGCCTGGAGCGGATGGCCGCCAAGGACCGGCCGTGGGCGCGGTTGGCCGGGCGGGCGCCCGCCGACGCGGTGGAGCAGCTCTGTCTGACCAACGTGGTGCAGCAGTTGGAGCATCTGCGGGCGTACGAGTCCGTGGCGCGGGCCCTGCGGGAGGGTGTGCTCGAACTGCACGGGATGTACTTCCACGTGGGCGAAGCGCAGGCGTACCTACTGGCCGACGGCGAGGGGGCCGAGCTGTTCGATCACGTGGGCGCGGCGGAGGATCTGCGGCATCCTGCGTGACGACCTGTCCCAACCTGTCACGCGTGACGGCGTGACGGCGTGACGCGTGACCTCGTGGGCCGGGTGACGCGTGATCTCCTGCGCGGGCGCACATGATCCTCGTACGCCGGTACGGGTGGTCTGGGCGTGGTGCGTGGTCCCAGTTGGCGGGGCCGCGCACCATGTTGGTGTGGGTCGTGTGCCGGGGCGGCGGGCTCGTCCCGTGTGCGTTTCCCTCGGAGTCCCCCTCGCTTCAGGGGGATTTCGGCTGTTCTTGGCCGCAGTCCGGGAAGCGTTGGCGGGTGAACCCGAACGCCGAGCCGTACGTGCCCCAGAGTGCGTCCTTCTGAAGAGCGCCCGGCCGCTAGCATGCAGCCTCAATAGGTCTAAACCAATTTCCGGTCGGCCCTTGTCACCAGGCCCCCGGGTCTGATGAGCTGTGGCCCGGGACACAACGGACACCCTGGGAAAGGGAGATGTCGTGAGCAACGAAAGCCTGGCCAACCTGCTGAAGGAAGAGCGCAGGTTCGCGCCGCCCGCCGACCTGGCCGCGAACGCCAATGTCACCGCGGAGGCGTATGAGCAGGCCAAGGCTGACAGGCTCGGCTTCTGGGCCGAGCAGGCCCGCCGGCTGACCTGGGCCACCGAGCCGACCGAGACGCTGGACTGGTCGAATCCGCCGTTCGCCAAGTGGTTCAAGGACGGCAAGCTGAACGTCGCGTACAACTGCGTGGACCGTCACGTGGAGGCGGGGAATGGTGACCGGGTCGCCATTCACTTCGAGGGTGAGCCGGGCGACAGCCGCGCCATCACCTACGCCGAGCTGAAGGACGAGGTCAGCAAGGCCGCGAACGCGCTGACCGAGCTGGGGGTCGAGAAGGGCGACCGGGTCGCCATTTACCTGCCGATGATCCCCGAGGCCGTCGTCGCGATGCTGGCCTGCGCTCGTATCGGTGCCGCGCACTCGGTCGTGTTCGGCGGGTTCTCGGCGGACGCGATCGCCACCCGGATCCAGGACGCCGACGCCAAGCTGGTCATCACCTCCGACGGTGGCTACCGGCGCGGCAAGCCGTCCGCGCTCAAGCCCGCCGTCGACGAAGCGGTCAGCCGGGTCGACGGGGTCGACAAGGTGCTCGTGGTGCGCCGTACCGGGCAGGAGGTCGCCTGGACCGACGGCCGTGACGTGTGGTGGCACGAGATCGTCGAGCGGCAGTCCGCCGAGCACACGCCTGAGGCGTTCGAGGCCGAGCACCCGCTGTTCATCCTCTACACGTCCGGGACGACCGGGAAGCCGAAGGGCATCCTGCACACCTCGGGCGGCTATCTCACGCAGGCCTCGTACACCCACCACGCCGTCTTCGACCTCAAGCCGGAGACCGACGTGTACTGGTGCACGGCCGACATCGGCTGGGTCACCGGGCACTCGTACATCACGTACGGGCCGCTCTCGAACGGCGCGACGCAGGTGATGTACGAGGGGACGCCGGACACCCCGCATCAGGGGCGGTTCTGGGAGATCGTGCAGAAGTACGGGGTGACGATCCTGTACACGGCGCCGACCGCCATTCGTACGTTCATGAAGTGGGGCGACGACATCCCCGCGAAGTTCGATCTGTCGTCGCTGCGGGTCCTCGGATCGGTCGGTGAGCCGATCAACCCCGAGGCGTGGATCTGGTACCGGAAGCACATCGGGAGCGACCGGACGCCCATCGTCGACACCTGGTGGCAGACCGAGACCGGCGCGATGATGATCTCGCCGCTGCCGGGGGTGACGGAGACCAAGCCCGGCTCCGCGCAGCGGGCTCTGCCGGGAATCTCGGCGACCGTCGTGGACGACGAGGCGCGGGAGGTTCCCAACGGGGGTGGCGGCTACCTCGTACTCACCGAGCCGTGGCCTTCGATGCTGCGGACCATCTGGGGGGACGATCAGCGGTTCCTCGACACGTACTGGTCGCGGTTCGAGGGCAAGTACTTCGCCGGGGACGGGGCGAAGAAGGACGAGGACGGGGACATCTGGCTCCTCGGGCGGGTCGACGACGTGATGCTCGTGTCCGGGCACAACATCTCGACGACCGAGGTCGAGTCGGCGCTCGTCTCGCATCCGTCGGTCGCCGAGGCGGCGGTCGTGGGCGCGGCGGACGAGACGACCGGGCAGGCGATCGTGGCCTTCGTGATCCTGCGTGGGACGGCTTCCGCCGAGGACGAAGGGCTGGTGGCGGACCTGCGCAATCACGTGGGCACCGTGCTCGGGCCGATCGCCAAGCCCAAGCGGGTCCTGCCGGTGGCCGAGCTGCCTAAGACGCGCTCCGGCAAGATCATGCGGCGGCTGTTGCGTGACGTGGCGGAGAACCGGGCGCTCGGTGACGTCACGACGTTGACCGACTCCACGGTGATGAACATGATCCAGGCGAAGCTGCCGGCGGCACCGAGCGAGGACTGAGGGGTTCTCCCCGCCCACCCGCCCCTGATTGGTGTGGGGGCCCTGCGCGCCCCCACACCCCGGCGGGCGGCGGGGCTCCGCACGCCCATCCTTGCGGGGCTCTGCCCCTGCACCCCGCCGGGCTTTGCCCCGCACGACGGACATCACGGGTTTTCTTCGCCCCCTCCGCCCCTACCCGTCCCTTGCTTCCTGGGGGCTCCGCCCCCAGACCCCCGCATCGCGCTGACGCGCTCGTCCTCAAACGCCGGACAGGCTGAAAGATCTCTCCCTGGCCGGGACTGAAAGATCTGCCGGTGGGGGCGAAAAACCCTCACGCCCCCACCAAACGCGCCAAGCACCCCATTTGCACTTAACGTGAAGATCACCGGATAGGTCCGGTCGAGCCTTGGGTAGGATGAAGAGCGCGTCAGTGACGCGACAAGATCCTCAAGGTGCGCCGGGAAGTCTGGTCGGCATGTGATTCGTCCTGCCCGCCCGACCGGAGGTCTCCCGTGCCCGCCCCCGCGCCCCACACCACCAACCGCAAGTTCCTCGGCCGTCTGTCCCTGCCGGAGCGGAACTTCGTGGCGGACGCGCTGCGTGCCGAGACCGTGGGTGGCGTGCTGTTGCTCGTGGCCGCGATCGCGGCGCTGATCTGGGCGAACACTCCGGTCAAGGACAGTTACCAGAGCGTCCTCGACTTCCACATCGGTCCCGCCGCGCTGGGTCTGAACCTCTCCCTGCAGCACTGGGCCG harbors:
- a CDS encoding ATP-binding protein, with translation MKIAFVGKGGSGKTTLSSLFIRHLVASGAPVVAVDADINQHLGTALGLDETVAAGLPAMGERLPLIKEYLRGTNARITSAETMIKTTPPGEGSRLLRVREENPVYKACARPVELDGGAVRLMVTGPFTEADLGVACYHSKTGAVELCLNHLVDGQSEYIVVDMTAGSDSFASGMFTRFDITFLVAEPTRKGISVYRQYKEYARDFGVALKVVGNKVQGQDDIDFLRTEVGDDLLVTVGHSDWVRSMEKGRSPRFEFLEEGNRRSLHSLQSAADAMYERRDWERYTRQMVHFHLKNAGSWGNERTGADLAAQVDPGFVLGEGLVATA
- a CDS encoding Fic family protein, with translation MSTTGATADPLAALGSLPGVAESVESVRKAVDRVYGHRIMRRRSNEITSEAALRGARGSAALSGADWALEEVRRRTDFSADEEGRTVGAALRLTAEAGQLLSIWRQSPLRVLARLHLVAAADKGDEVGRPRQDGEPVDEPLVELPLPDADEVAGRLEGLSQLIIAGGSAPALVTAAVVHGELLALRPFGSHNGLVARAAERIVLIGSGLDPKSVCPAEVGHGELGRAAYAAALDGYASGTPEGMAAWIAHCGKAVELGARESTAVCEALQRGAA
- a CDS encoding HAD family phosphatase, whose product is MLMLVENHSLPRTAAFFDLDKTVIAKSSTLTFSKSFYQGGLINRRAALRTAYAQFVFLAGGADHDQMERMRKYLSAMCRGWNVQQVKEIVAETLHDLIDPIIYDEAASLIEEHHIAGRDVVIVSTSGAEVVEPIGELLGADRVVATRMVVGEDGCFTGEVEYYAYGPTKAEAVRELAESEGYDLSRCYAYSDSATDLPMLKSVGHPHAVNPDRTLRREALARSWPILDFHRPVRLKQRLPTLSVPPRPALVAAAAIGAAAATAGLVWYASRRRATVV
- the ssd gene encoding septum site-determining protein Ssd, translating into MAGVITHDRPPAAEGRQGGPLIVTEDAELLDDLLRLCAAAGARPEVHHGVPEHRGSWEAAPLVLVGDDAARRVRGAARRRGVVLVGRDQDDSGVWRRAVEIGADHVLMLPDGEQWLVDRIADVAEGVGRPALTVGVLGGRGGAGASTLACALAVTSAREGRRTLLVDADPLGGGLDVLLGGEGVEGLRWPAFAASRGRVGGGALEESLPELHALRVLSWDRGDSVAIPPQAVRAVLAAARRRGGAVVVDLPRRIDEGVAEALAQLDLGVLVVPADLRAIAAAGRVASSVGMVLRDLRVAVRGPYAPGLDDREVARLLGLPLVGEVPVEPPLLDGGVPPGGSARGPLARFCSAFWQRVPVEGGGV
- a CDS encoding TadA family conjugal transfer-associated ATPase; the protein is MSWDAATGMDCGAGLGGPTGLLDGVRQWLAESGSEPTPARVAQALREQGRVLGDAEVLGAAEQLRSELVGSGPLEPLLADPSVTDVLVSAPDRVWVDRGGGLELTAVSFADAAAVRRLAQRLAAVAGRRLDDARPWVDARLPDGTRLHAVLPPVAVGSTCLSLRVVRPRAFTLDELMAAGTVPPGGDQVLRALLDARLSFLVSGGTGTGKTTLLSALLGLVGPGERIVLAEDSAELRPDHPHVVRLEGRPANQEGVGLVALQDLVRQALRMRPDRLVVGEVRGPEVVSLLAALNTGHEGGCGTVHANAAAQVPARLEALGTAAGLDRAALHSQLAAALSVVLHLVRDRAGRRRIAEVHVLERDPSGLVVTTPALRWGAEAFVHERGWERLEGLLRDGSDGGGLL
- a CDS encoding bifunctional SulP family inorganic anion transporter/carbonic anhydrase, producing MSACVPTRAADSTRQKRIHQPHSPPPTPPRRFRIAGADLSASIAVFLIALPLSLGIALATGAPLQAGLVAAAVGGLVAGRLGGSPLQVSGPAAGLTVVTADLIHLYGWRTTCAITVLAGITQLGLSYLRVARTALAVSPAIVHGMLAGIGVTIAVAQLHIVLGGTPQSAVLDNVRALPDQLANVDPAAVSMSALTLLLLLAWPRIPGRVGRLLRKVPAALVAVAGATATASLAGLTLPKAELPSWSSHALAGLPEGPVLGIVAAVLTVTLVCSVQSLLGAVAVDKLVTGRPELQARVGRSDLDRELLGQGAANIVSGALGGLPVAGVAVRSSANVQAGAVSRNSTMLHGVFVVVAALLMVPILELIPLASLAALVMAVGIQMVSLHHIRTVTRHREVLVYAVTTLGVVVLGVLEGVVLGVSVAVGVALHRLARTRITHEEREGVHYVRVRGQLTFLAVPRLSRTLHQMPRGSSAVVELDGSFMDHAAFEALHDWQNAHSAQGGTVELTGRAGARIAEPAGSAHCRCRPWTPWRNHHCEPSASPQSVSLGSPQGEPGEPGEATASSGRLARDGERGESGHQLARGISAFQRNTAPLVRGELARLAREGQRPSQLFLTCADSRLVTSMITSSGPGDLFVVRNVGNLVPLPGEESGDDSVAAAIEYAVDVLKVRSITVCGHSGCGAMQALMNAEPGGAMTPLKRWLRHGLPSLERMAAKDRPWARLAGRAPADAVEQLCLTNVVQQLEHLRAYESVARALREGVLELHGMYFHVGEAQAYLLADGEGAELFDHVGAAEDLRHPA